Sequence from the Verrucomicrobiales bacterium genome:
TATGCAAGCCTTTTCTCAGCCATCACCCTCCGTTCCACCAGCCCCGGTTTATACTGAGGGCATGCGCAAGTCCGACGAAAAGATTAACCGGCCCCCACTGGCCCAGCGTTTGGTTGAGTTGCGGCTGGCCGCCGGTCTCACCCAAACACAACTGGCCAAGCAACTGGGCGTTTCGCATTCCAACATCGCCTTTTGGGAACTTAAAGGCACACCCCCTCGCGGCGAAGTCCTGCCAGCACTGGCACAGGCTCTCGCGGTCAGCGTCGATGAACTCCTGGGCGTCAAACCGCTCAAACCCAAACGCCAAGCCGCCAAGGGACGATTGCAGCAAGTCTTTGAAGCTGCCTCCAAACTTCCTCGCCGCCAGCAGGACAAAGTCGCCGAGTTCGTCGAGGCCTTCGTTAATCAACATTCCAACAGTCAGCGCAAAGTCGCCTGACCCGTCCTTCCCTCGGCCTGCCCCCTCCCCTAGGGAAGCCCCTTTACTCCCAAGAGGGGGAGATTCGAAGCAGGAGGGGTCTACCCCTCAAGGGGAGAGCCTGGGGGTTTCCATCAAATCAGCCCATTTTCCACCCATTTCCAGATCTCTCGAACCCCTACACCCTCCCTCCCCAACCCTACACCCCACCCCCTCCCTTTGGCTGAAGAACCCCCGATGATCGGCCAGGGTTTCCCGATCAATCACGCGTCGACGCTCCGGAACCGCTTTCAAATCGGCCCACTTCATCAACACTTCCCACAGCACTTCCCGGCGGCCCTCGCTGAAGTCCAGTTCCCACCCAGGAGCATTGCCGCAGATTCTTCCCCAGCACTCCGTCAGGATCCACGCCCACTTCGGCCCAAACCGCTCATAGCAGTCCTCAGGCGTGTAACAGCCCACCAGCGCTGCGGCTTGGCGGGCTTTCGCTCGCCACTGCCGAGCCCCCGGCGTCGCCCACCCAAACTCCGACGCCTTCAACTGCTCCTTGTTCCACCCGATGTATCGGACCAGCCGGCTCCCTTTATCCTCCGGACGGCGTGCCTCCAAGTTCTTCGACACATACTTCGAAAGGTAACTGGCCACTTGTGGCCCGCTGGTCCGGATCGGCGTGAGCTCAGCCCGTCCGAAGCCAAATTTTGGCAACTCCTTCCGCAGCATTTTCCAAATGTCCCGCAACTCCTGACACGTTCCCCGGTAAGTCTTCCGCTTCAACTTGTCCCAGTCGAACCCCGTTCGGATGTTAGGCTTCCCCTGCAGGATACCCACGACGTGGAAGTGTATCTTCCCGGACTTGTGACGCTCAGTGACCACGACCGCGCGCTCGAACATATCCTTGAGCAGGTGTGTCCGCAGCGAGTTGAACCTTCGAGAAGCCTCTACCACCGAATCCACCTGCTCAAACCCCCAATCCCGTTGATTTCCGACCGTTAGCGTGAGGAACCCGATCGACTCCAGCCCAGCATCCTCAATCATCTTCCCTACGTTGATCCGGATTGCGTAGGCGATCTTCCCCGCGCTCCCCTTCATCTCAGGCCCCGACGTCGGACTTTCGCTTTCTCGATCGCAACCCGGCTCAGTCTGGAGTGCCTCCAACTCAGCCCGAAGCTCCGATTCGAAATCGCCTTTCGATCTCATCTCGGTTGAGTTGTGACGATTAGACAAGGAAGGGGATGGCCCTCCAAACCCTCGCCCAAACGCAAAACGCCAGCCGAGAGAGTTTGTTCTCGGCTGGCGCTGATCTCACCTAAACTCCCGTACGCCTGAGTAACCAGGACCGGTCCGAGGTGCTCACCGGGGACTGGTAGTGAACGCAGCTTCCCACCTGGCCCGAGCCAACAACATTCCATGGCCGATGTGCCCATGGAACCTAGCTCCCCGACAAAAACCGCTCCAGCTCCTCGACCGCATACAACGGCCGCCGCGTCACTCGCACGGGCTTGAGCTGCCCTCGGCGCGTCATCCGATCCACCGTCGTCGCACTGATCCCCAGTGCTCGGGCCGCCTCCTGGCGGGTCAGGGCTAATTTGAGCTCCCCAGAGCTCCTGCTTGTTTTCATAGCCCGGAGTTTCCCTCAATCTCCGGGACTTAATAGGAACACCGTTTCCTCGGAGGGTGTTCCTATTTCCGGGCCGGACGCCCCGCTCGACCAAAGCTCAAACCCACTCGACCACAAAACACCCGCAACGAATCAAAGTTCAACCCATACCCCGTTTTCAGCTCTTGCAACCAACGCAACAAAGCCGGTCCGCAGCCCGGCGTTCTCCGGAGCGCTTCCACGGTTCGCCAACCCATCAGCAAGATCACATACAGCCAGAGGTTTGGAACACTCCCTCGCGGATCTCCATTCTCATCCACCCCACCACGAGCTAAGCCGTCCGCGTAACCCTCGAAGAAAAGCTTCATGTCCTCCAAACTCAACGTCCGCGCCCAGCTGATTTCCAGATCCACGTTTTCCTCGGCTCGTTGAAGCCAGGGCTCCATCGCTGGGCGCACCTTCTCCAGCACCGCCACCGTCACGCGATCGTAATTCCTCCAGGTCGTGCTCCCGCGGTGGTACTTGAACATGGCCTCGGCCTGGCCAATCAGTCTGCCATACTGCCGGATTCGTTTAGGGCGTGGAAGCTTGCCCCACTCCTCCATCGGCTTGATCCCCATCACCCGTTCCACCGCACACCACCACCACCCCGGAAAATCCACCGCTCCTGTCATGCCCGCCGGAGGACACATCTCCGGGCACGCCGCGTAGATCGGCCTCATTATCGCGTCCCACGCCGCCACGGCATCGTTGCCACGGCTTGCCTCTTGCGTTCCTGCATCGCCTGCTTTCATCCGGGCTACCCTACACACTCCCTCCCTGTCGCAGATAGTGACATACCCGGACATCTCGCCGACGGCCTTCGATGGGAAAAAACGGTGACCAGAGCGAGGACGAGGGGAATAGACAGTTCGATCGATGCAGGTTGCCCGGCTCAGTCGCCTAGCTCCCGTGCCACCTCGTGGAGGAAGTCGCCCGCTGGGTCGACAAAGGCTTTGGCATCGCAGCAATGCAGCCTTACCCCTCCTAAATCGTATCAATATCGGAACTAAGAGATTTGACCCCGGTGGCTGATTCTCGTTGTAGAAAGGAGCAACGAATGGAGTCAGGTAGGGTTGCACCTGAAAGGGGGTATCGGCAGTGGACAAGTGAGGGAGAAGAAGCCGTCCCTCTCGCTGCATTTCGGCCGATTCTCCAAAACGAGTTCGTTCTACGGCATCCAGAGATGGCAGCTGAACAATTGTGCTCAGGATCTGACTTACCTAAACGAGGTGGTTGCAAGCCGAATATTTCGAGATGCTGGCGCGGCCTCCTCACGCTGCACTCACGCTCGCGTGATTATGAATGGCCGAGATCTGGGCATCTACGTGATATGTGCAGGAGTCGATGAACAA
This genomic interval carries:
- a CDS encoding helix-turn-helix transcriptional regulator — its product is MQAFSQPSPSVPPAPVYTEGMRKSDEKINRPPLAQRLVELRLAAGLTQTQLAKQLGVSHSNIAFWELKGTPPRGEVLPALAQALAVSVDELLGVKPLKPKRQAAKGRLQQVFEAASKLPRRQQDKVAEFVEAFVNQHSNSQRKVA
- a CDS encoding helix-turn-helix domain-containing protein is translated as MKTSRSSGELKLALTRQEAARALGISATTVDRMTRRGQLKPVRVTRRPLYAVEELERFLSGS